The Paeniglutamicibacter sulfureus genome includes a region encoding these proteins:
- a CDS encoding FAD-dependent oxidoreductase codes for MIDVLIVGAGPSGMALAILLRQGGHSVRVLESRTGVGEHSRAIGIHPPGLAVLDGLGVGPAAVEAGVRITRGVGISRGRVVAELGFGSIPAGHRFVLSLPQNRTVGLLRDRLRELDPSALLAGHEFTSYTAHPGFHVVEAAAAGGPTRFECRFLIGADGTRSAVRRAALVSFRGRDLPDRYLMGDYPDGTDFGPVAALFLHEHGITESFPLPGNRRRWVSRLRDERSPSLPELIARRTGHRVEAGENSMLSEFGTANFAVASMNHGDLVLIGDAAHEVSPIGGQGMTLGLRDAAALAPILGAALGGQQPRDRLEEQLAGFSRRRLASARRAGRQAHVNMALGRPLWGPAVGSRDALARVLFESERFSAAVAATFTMTGKGG; via the coding sequence ATGATCGACGTCCTGATAGTCGGGGCCGGCCCCAGCGGGATGGCGCTGGCGATCCTGCTGCGCCAGGGCGGACACAGCGTGCGCGTGCTCGAGTCCCGGACCGGGGTCGGGGAGCATTCGCGGGCCATCGGGATCCACCCGCCGGGGCTCGCGGTCCTGGATGGGCTCGGGGTCGGACCGGCTGCCGTGGAGGCCGGGGTGCGGATCACCCGCGGGGTCGGCATCTCCCGCGGACGGGTCGTGGCGGAACTGGGGTTCGGCTCCATCCCGGCCGGTCACCGGTTCGTGTTGTCGTTGCCGCAAAACCGGACGGTCGGGCTGTTGCGCGACCGTCTGCGGGAGCTGGATCCCTCGGCGCTGCTGGCCGGGCACGAATTCACCTCGTACACCGCGCACCCGGGGTTCCACGTCGTTGAGGCCGCGGCCGCCGGCGGACCCACCCGGTTCGAATGCCGCTTCCTCATCGGCGCCGACGGCACGCGGTCGGCCGTGCGGCGGGCGGCGCTGGTCTCCTTCCGCGGCAGGGACCTGCCCGATCGCTACCTCATGGGCGACTACCCGGACGGCACCGATTTCGGCCCGGTGGCGGCCCTGTTTCTGCACGAGCACGGGATCACCGAGTCGTTCCCCCTCCCGGGGAACCGGAGGCGCTGGGTTTCCCGGCTCCGGGATGAGCGGTCCCCCTCGCTGCCCGAACTCATTGCGCGGCGGACCGGGCACCGGGTGGAGGCCGGCGAAAACTCCATGCTCAGCGAATTCGGGACCGCGAATTTCGCCGTGGCATCCATGAACCACGGGGACCTGGTTCTGATCGGGGATGCTGCCCACGAGGTCAGCCCCATCGGGGGCCAGGGCATGACGCTGGGGTTGCGCGATGCCGCCGCCTTGGCCCCCATCCTGGGGGCGGCGCTGGGCGGGCAGCAGCCCCGGGACCGGCTCGAGGAGCAACTCGCCGGCTTTTCCCGCCGGCGTCTTGCCTCCGCCCGGCGGGCCGGGCGGCAGGCGCACGTGAACATGGCGCTGGGGCGCCCGCTGTGGGGCCCCGCCGTGGGGTCGCGCGATGCGCTGGCCCGTGTGCTCTTCGAGTCGGAGCGGTTTTCGGCCGCCGTTGCCGCCACGTTCACCATGACCGGCAAGGGCGGCTGA
- a CDS encoding type III polyketide synthase — protein sequence MPVMMRTIQTAVPPTILYQDKVRDVFAAQPGLTRLGQRLINTSFDSAQISTRHTAVTEFTTETVAENPLFFDAESGLLLRPSTKERNEVFASTAPGLYIESAQKALDACPDLAPGDITHVITVSCTGFYNPGPDYQLVRALGLSPATQRYHLGFMGCYAAFPALRAAKSFCEADPNAVVLVVCAELCSIHVRSSNDPDTIMGSALFADGAAAAIVTARQHSGSGLRLDHFETVLTPVGEEAMAWNIGDEGFEMVLGTYVPHIIDDHIVGALEPLLARDPTLGDAYADIPHWGIHPGGRAILDRVQKRLQLGDDQLVPARRILNDYGNMSSSTVLFVLKDIMDENISRASSSGERVCSMAFGPGLTVETSLMTLVSGRQG from the coding sequence ATGCCGGTGATGATGAGAACCATCCAAACAGCAGTTCCGCCAACCATCCTGTACCAGGACAAGGTACGGGACGTTTTTGCCGCCCAACCCGGCCTGACCCGATTGGGCCAGCGCCTGATCAATACGTCCTTTGACTCCGCGCAGATTTCGACCCGCCATACTGCGGTCACCGAATTCACCACCGAGACGGTGGCCGAGAACCCCCTCTTCTTCGACGCGGAGTCGGGGCTGCTGCTGCGACCCAGCACCAAGGAACGCAACGAGGTCTTTGCCTCCACGGCGCCCGGACTCTACATCGAATCTGCACAAAAGGCCCTGGATGCCTGCCCCGATCTTGCACCCGGCGACATCACCCACGTCATCACGGTCTCCTGCACCGGCTTCTACAACCCCGGGCCCGACTACCAATTGGTCAGGGCACTGGGCCTGAGCCCGGCAACCCAGCGATACCACCTGGGATTCATGGGATGCTACGCCGCCTTCCCGGCCCTGCGCGCCGCCAAGAGCTTTTGCGAGGCCGACCCCAACGCCGTGGTCCTGGTGGTCTGCGCAGAGCTGTGTTCCATCCACGTGCGCAGCTCGAACGACCCCGACACCATCATGGGCTCCGCGCTCTTTGCCGACGGGGCCGCCGCCGCCATCGTCACCGCCCGCCAGCACTCCGGGTCCGGCCTGCGGTTGGACCACTTCGAGACGGTGCTGACCCCGGTAGGCGAGGAGGCCATGGCCTGGAACATCGGGGACGAGGGCTTTGAAATGGTCTTGGGAACCTATGTCCCGCACATCATCGACGACCACATCGTTGGCGCCTTGGAACCGCTGCTGGCCCGGGACCCGACGCTGGGCGATGCCTATGCCGACATCCCGCACTGGGGCATCCACCCCGGCGGACGCGCCATCCTTGACCGCGTGCAGAAGCGCCTGCAGTTGGGCGACGACCAATTGGTGCCGGCGCGGCGGATCCTCAACGACTACGGGAACATGTCCAGTTCCACGGTGCTGTTCGTGCTCAAGGACATCATGGACGAGAACATTTCCCGGGCATCGTCATCCGGCGAGCGCGTGTGCTCCATGGCCTTTGGCCCCGGTCTCACCGTCGAGACGTCCCTGATGACCCTGGTTTCGGGGAGGCAGGGCTAG
- a CDS encoding methyltransferase domain-containing protein codes for MQRDIAAFEEMDSPDADPLMLERTYAQFPLVNRCVSGWRSVYLGLVRPALPRNRTATILDIGCGGGDIALALLRWARADGLSLKVTGIDPDPRAHDFASRAAAAAGFGPEELEFRRAASAELVAEGQVFDVVISNHVLHHLDPPALSGVLADSQVLARSLAIHSDIRRRRSALLLFGLATLPLAGTSFIRRDGLTSIRRSFTRDELARVLPRGWHAHAAGMYRNLAIWRREPPAGR; via the coding sequence ATGCAACGGGACATTGCCGCATTCGAGGAAATGGACAGCCCTGATGCCGATCCGCTGATGCTGGAGCGGACCTACGCGCAGTTCCCGCTGGTGAACCGATGCGTGTCAGGGTGGCGGAGCGTGTACCTGGGGCTCGTTCGACCGGCGCTCCCGCGCAACCGCACCGCCACCATCCTGGACATCGGCTGCGGCGGCGGCGACATTGCACTGGCGCTCCTGCGCTGGGCACGGGCCGACGGGCTGAGCCTCAAGGTGACGGGCATCGACCCGGACCCGCGCGCCCACGATTTTGCCTCCCGGGCGGCTGCCGCTGCCGGCTTCGGCCCCGAGGAGCTCGAATTCCGGCGGGCGGCCAGCGCGGAACTGGTGGCCGAGGGACAGGTGTTCGACGTGGTCATCTCCAACCACGTCCTGCACCACCTGGATCCGCCGGCGCTGTCGGGCGTCCTGGCCGACAGCCAGGTGCTTGCCCGCTCGCTGGCGATCCACAGCGACATCCGGCGCCGGCGCAGCGCCCTGCTGCTTTTCGGGCTGGCCACCCTGCCCCTGGCCGGCACCTCGTTCATCCGGCGCGACGGCCTCACCTCCATCCGGCGCAGTTTCACCCGCGACGAACTCGCCCGGGTGCTGCCGCGCGGATGGCACGCGCACGCCGCCGGGATGTACCGGAACCTGGCCATCTGGCGCAGGGAACCACCGGCCGGCCGATGA